The genomic DNA CGATATCCGGGGAGCAGTGACCATCCGTCAGCAGCTCGACAAGCACCGCGCCGATCCGAGCTGCGCCTCGTGCCACAGCAAGATCGACCCACCAGGCTTTGCCCTAGAGAGCTTCGACGTGATGGGAGCCTGGCGTGAGCGCTACCGAGGGATTGATGAAACCAAGCCGCCTGAGAAAGGGATTGGAAAGAACGGCCAGGCATTTGCGTTCCACCAAGGGTTGCCGGTGGACTGCTCGGGCAAGCTCTCCAGTGGCACCCCCTTCACCGATGTACGCGACCTGAAGCACCTACTGGCCCAGGATGAGTCGCCCCTTGCGCGCAACCTCGCCAAGCAGCTCGTGATCTATGCTACCGGAGCCCCCATCCGCTTTAGCGACCGCGCGGCGCTAGAGAAAGTGCTCACGGAGACCAAGCCAAGCCACTACGGTGTCCGGAGCCTCCTCCATGCTGTAGTCCAGAGTGAGTTGTTTCGCCAGAAGTGAGCCGGAAACGAGAGCTCCAACGGCTACAATGCAACAATGGCTTTACTACCAACGGGAACGCTCACTTTTCTCTTCACCGACATTGAGGGCAGCACGAAGCTCTGGGAAGCGCATCCCGAAGCCATGCGCGGGGCTGTCGCTCGACATGACGCACTTCTTCGACTGGCCGTCGAGCAGAACAAGGGGGTCGTCTTCAAGACGACAGGAGATGGTATTGCCGCCGCGTTCGCCCTAGCCCTCGATGCCCTCACCGCGACCGTGGACGCGCAGCAAGCCCTACTCACCGAACCATGGCCCCAGGTGACGGTGCTTCGCTCACGCATGGGCTTGCACACGGGCTCAGCAGAGCTGCGCGACGGAGACTACTTCGGCACTACACTCAATCGTTGCGCACGACTGATGGCGGCGGGGCATGGCGGACAAACACTGCTCTCCGATGTCACCCATCAGCTGACCCGGGATGCTCTGCCACCGGATGTGTCTCTGCGCCTTCTGGGAAAGTATCGACTCAAGGACCTCACACGGCCCGAGACGATCTTTCAGCTGGAGCACCCGACGCTGGTTGCAGAGTTTCCTGCACTGCGAACCCTCGATGCTACGCCCAACAACCTGCCCCAGCAGGTGACTAGTTTTATCGGTCGAGAAAAGGCAATTGCCGATGTCACCACGCTTCTGGGAAAAACACGCCTGCTCACGCTGATCGGCTCGGGGGGGGCGGGTAAGACGCGCCTCTCTCTGCAAGCCGCCGCCGACCTGCTAGAGCAGTACCCCGACGGCGTCTGGCTGGTGGAGCTCGCGCCGCTTTCCGAACCATCGCTGGTGCCTCAAACGGTCACGTCCGTCCTTGGCATCAAGGAGCAGGCAGGGCAAGCGATGACCCAGACACTCACCAGTGGACTCAAAGAGAAGAAACTCTTGCTCCTTCTGGACAACTGCGAGCATCTGCTACTTGCCTGCGCCCAGATGGTAGCCGCCTTGATCCGTACCTGCCCCAATGTAACCGTGCTGGCAACGAGCCGTGAGGCACTGGGCATCGGTGGCGAGTACGTCTACCGTATCCCCTCCCTCTCGTTGCCGGACTCGAAGCTGAGCAAGACGGCAACAGTCGCAAGCCTGAGCCAGTTCGAGGCGGTGCGGCTGTTTATCGACCGGGCACAAGCCGTCAGGTCTGACTTTGCCGTCACCAACCAGAGTGCACCCGCACTTGCCCAGCTGTGCTACCGATTGGACGGAATCCCTCTGGCCATCGAGCTTGCCGCAGCTCGGGTGCGCTCGCTCACCGTGGAGCAGATCAACGACAAGCTGGACAGCCGCTTTCGTCTCCTAACGGGGGGAGATCGGTCCGCACTGCCACGCCAGCAGACCCTCCGTGCTCTCATTGACTGGAGCTACGACCTCCTGAAGGAAACGGAGAAGACGCTCCTGGCGCGACTGTCCGTCTTTGCAGGGGGGTGGATACTTGAGGCCGCAGAAGCAGTCTGTGCCGGCGACGTTGTGGAAGACTGGGAGGTGCTAGATCTGCTGACAAACCTTGCCGATAAGTCGTTGATCCTCTCTGAGGAGACGTCGGGCGAGCAGGCAATGCGCTACCGAATGCTGGAGACGGTTCGCCAGTACGCGCAGGAGCGGCTCTCGGCGAGCGAGGAAGAGAGCAAGGTTCGGGAGCAGCATGTTGGCTACTTCACTGCACTCGTGGAGGAGGCGGAGCCAAGGCTGAGTGGACCGGAGCAGCTACTGTGGCTCAACCGTTTGGAGGCCGAACACGATAACCTACGCGCGGCGCTGGATCGCTGTGCGGCGGAGGTAGATGCGGCAGCGGCTCTCTCAGGCCTGCGTCTGACGGCAGCCCTGCAGAGCTTTTGGGCCGT from Armatimonas rosea includes the following:
- a CDS encoding tetratricopeptide repeat protein, which gives rise to MALLPTGTLTFLFTDIEGSTKLWEAHPEAMRGAVARHDALLRLAVEQNKGVVFKTTGDGIAAAFALALDALTATVDAQQALLTEPWPQVTVLRSRMGLHTGSAELRDGDYFGTTLNRCARLMAAGHGGQTLLSDVTHQLTRDALPPDVSLRLLGKYRLKDLTRPETIFQLEHPTLVAEFPALRTLDATPNNLPQQVTSFIGREKAIADVTTLLGKTRLLTLIGSGGAGKTRLSLQAAADLLEQYPDGVWLVELAPLSEPSLVPQTVTSVLGIKEQAGQAMTQTLTSGLKEKKLLLLLDNCEHLLLACAQMVAALIRTCPNVTVLATSREALGIGGEYVYRIPSLSLPDSKLSKTATVASLSQFEAVRLFIDRAQAVRSDFAVTNQSAPALAQLCYRLDGIPLAIELAAARVRSLTVEQINDKLDSRFRLLTGGDRSALPRQQTLRALIDWSYDLLKETEKTLLARLSVFAGGWILEAAEAVCAGDVVEDWEVLDLLTNLADKSLILSEETSGEQAMRYRMLETVRQYAQERLSASEEESKVREQHVGYFTALVEEAEPRLSGPEQLLWLNRLEAEHDNLRAALDRCAAEVDAAAALSGLRLTAALQSFWAVRDYLSEGRVHLARALAQRQVAETGATDAPGNVAVKQAVARALNGAGTLAFFQSDYVAARAHYEQSLPLYREIGERGAVPAALMNIGNVAFCQGDYAAAQRVCQESLALLRELGDSGAIPSALMNVGYATFCLGDYAAARSLFEEGLVLCRESGNKQAIAGMLGNLGNVVGIQGDYALARSLLEESLALQHELGSKGGLADGLYYLGGLTFHEGDYPAAAALYDESLVLYREVGNLEGVLYSLSGRASVRANSEDQVDGQQAALRWAATLWGASGALEESLGAPLPPHYRAEQDIQVAKARAMLNDDVAWTAAWAEGAALSWEQAVKLALRE